From Chitinophagales bacterium:
GCAAATGTAAGAAAATAAGCGTTCAAAAAAACCAATTTGCTGCGCTTTTTTATGTCATACTCATTTGTATGCGCTTTTCAATATCCCTGACCTGATCATTAAAACCATCATCTGTGTCGATTAGATTCTGAATTGCCTGACAGGAATGGATTACAGTACTATGATCACGCCCACCAAAATGTTTGCCGATAATTTTCAGGGAATTTTTGGTGTAATTTTTTGCCAAAAACATAGACAATTGCCTTGCCTGTACAATAGCGCGTTTTCTTGTTTTTTCTTTAAGCTTTTCTACAGGAACACTAAAATGTTCGCAAACGGTTTTTTGAATGTATTCAATGGATACTTCCCTGGAAATACTTTTTACAAAATTCTTTATGATCTTTTTAGCGAGATCAAGGTCTATATCTTTTTTATTTAAAGAGGACTGTGCCAGGAGTGAGATCAAAGCCCCTTCCAATTCGCGCACATTCGTACTTATATTATAGGCTACAAACTCTACTACATCTTTGGGCAGTTCTATGCCATCTGAATACATGCGCTTTTCGAGAATAGCGATGCGTGTCTCAAAATCGGGCAATTGCAGATCAGCAGATAAACCCCATTTAAAACGGGAAGTCAATCTTTCCTGCATGCCTTCCAAGTCGCGCGGAGAGCGATCGGAGGTAAAAACCATTTGCTTGCCCGACTGGTGCAGGTGATTGAATATGTGGAAGAATATGTCTTGTGTTTTGTCTTTGTTGGCAAAAAACTCAATATCATCCATGATCAGCACATCTATCAATTGATAGAAGTGGATAAAATCATTTACTGCATTATTTTTCAGCGAATCGATGAATTGATTGGTAAATTTTTCGGAAGAAACGTAAAGTACCGTTTTATTAGAATAATTCTGTTTGAATTCATTGCCAATAGCGTGCGCCAGATGTGTTTTGCCTAGCCCAACTCCCCCGTAGATTACTAAGGGGTTGAAAGCTGTAGTTCCGGCTGGCTTAGTAGCAACAGCATAGCCGGCAGAACGTGCCAAACGATTACAATCTCCTTCTATAAAGGAATCGAAATTGTAGGCCGGGCAAAGTTGAGATTCGATGCTCACTTTTTTGAGCCCGGGAATAATAAAGGGGTTTTTAATACTTGGATTACTCACGATTAAAGGTGCATTTATGTCTGGATTTTTGTTGTTCCCGGTATTATAGCTCGGGTAATTTACCATAGAAGGCCCTGAAGTACCATTGCTGTTTTCTACAACGATTCTGTATTCCAGTTTAGCCTCATCGCCCAATTCTCTTTTAATAATTTTCTTCAGCAGTGAAATATAGTGTTCTTCCAACCATTCATAGAAAAATTGACTGGGTACCTGTATAGTAAGTACACTGTTATTTAACTTAACGGGTTTTATTGGTTCGAACCATGTTTTAAAGCTTTGATGATTGACATTGTCCTTAATAATTTTCAGACAATTGTCCCATACATCTTCATACGAATCTGTCATCGAAAAAAGACGATTTAAACGATTTATAAATAATGACTATTCAAGCGTGAAAGGAAAACGAAAATGTGAAAAAAAAACAGAAAAAAAAACTAAATATCTATTGATTTTTAGCGGACTTTTACAGTCTGCGAAAAAAATTCTTTTTTCTCTGATTTTTTACTTACAAAAATGTCGATTTTTCCCAGTAAAACGCCTGCCCAGCCAACTTGGTTTATTACAACTTGTTCATTATCAATATTTTCTATAATCATGGGTGCTTCCATAAACGTATGTGTGTGTCCGCCCAGAATTAAATCAATATTTTTTGTTTGAACGGCCAATTCCATATCAGAAATTTTATTTGAGTTATAATAATATCCCAAATGAGAAAGACAAATAATTACATGGCATTCTTCCTTACTTTTTAAAAAAAGCGCAAGTTTATTGGCTTCTTTTACGGGATCGGAATAGCGGGTTTGACCATATAGTTTTTTGGGAACCAGTCCTTCGAGTTCAATGCCTAATCCAAAAATACCAATCTTAATTCCTTCTCGCTCTATAATAGTGAATTTTTCAATCTTTTCAGCCATAATCGTGTCGGAAAAATCATAATTGGCAGAAACAAATGGAAATGTTGCATGGGGCAATTGTTTGTTTAGCCCTTCAAGACCTGCGTCAAAGTCGTGATTACCAAGAGTTGCAGCGTCATATCCCATCTCGCTCATCAGCTTAAACTCCAGTTCTCCACCGAAATAATTAAAGTAAGGTGTGCCCTGAAAAATATCCCCGGAATCGAGTAGTACAACATTTTTTTCCTGCTGCCTGATTTTATTTACCAGGGCAGCTCGCCTTGCAAAGCCCCCTTGTCCGGGATAATATTTGTCGTCCAATGGAAAAGGTTCTATTCTGCTGTGTACATCATTGGTATGCAGCACAGTGATCTTTTTGTAATCAGCAGCGAATAATTCTGAGGGAACAAGTGATAATCCTGCCCCTAAAAAAGCACTGTGGTATATGAAATCCCTGCGCCTCATCTTTTTGTGATTCTTCCTTTTGTTTCAAAATACAGGGAATCTCCGCTGGCATTTACATTTTCACAATAATCTATAAGGGCATCTCTCAGCAATATTCCCGTTTGTATTTGTTTTATCTCCGCAAGTAAATGCATTTTATCTCCACCATTGGCCAAATAATCTGAAGTACTTATGGTATAATGATGTTCTGCATCAATAGGCAATCCATTGATGAAAATACTGTCGGCTTGAGCATTCTTAATTTGAAAAGCGGCACCGCTAATTGGCCAGCCACCATAAGCAGCTATTTGATCAAGCAGCATTTTTAAGGTATCTCCCCTGATATTTTGTGCTACTATAAAATTATCAAAGGGCATGAGCTCGAAAATTTGAGCTTTCTTAATCCATCCTTTACTGATTGAGCGAAGGCGAATGCCTCCATAATTTAAAATGGCAAGATCAATGTTTATGCCCAGTTCCTTTTTAGTCCGTTCCAGGCAAACATCTGCCATAAAATTTCCCAATTCAGATTCGGGAAGTCTTTTGTACATATCGGTCTTATTGTAGACCAGTTTTTCCTCCATTTCCGAATCAAGTTCAGATTTGTAGTTATTGATCAGCAATAATGCAGTAGAATCGCGGTCGAGTGAATCTACTATGCGGTAAGATTCGTATTGCATATCGCTTATCTTATAAGTGCTGCACTGGTAAAAAAGCAGGCAAATAAAGCTAATTGCTATGCAATATAAATAATGCATTACAGCAGTTGTTTTACTTCTGTGTTGATCATTGTAAGCGCGCGCTGATTTGGAATTCCTCTTTCATTTTTCATATAAAAATTCAAAAGTTCGCGTCCGTAATCGACACTGCTGCTATCTTCCGGAATCGAGGCGTGAATAATATTAATATGCTTCAGTAAATCGTCTTTAGTGAATTGTATTGCATTCCAAACATCACGGCTCACATAGATTTGCTGAGATAGATTGTGTTCAAATTCTTCTTTTACTGCTTTAATAAGCAATAACTTCATTTCCTTTGAACTGATCTTTGGGTCTGAAAATCTGGGAATTAAATTATAGGGCATCAGGCGCTCCATCAAAACAGCCAGCCTTTCATAGGCATTCAGGCGAATGGGCAATGCTTCATTTCTGCTTTCGTAGCGGAGTTTCAGCTCTTGTTTTTTAGAATCATTTTCAAAAACCGACTTTAAAGTATAGTAGCTTGCCAATAAAACAATTAGTGCCGGCAGAATGTATTTAAGTATCTCTAAAATAATCTGGACTTCCATTTTATTCGTTTTTGGGGTCGTAAATATAGCCTTTAGCACTGCAAATTCAATTGAAACGGATTTTAAATTAACTTTGTTATCAGAAATTAAATTGCAAAAATCATGGAAGAAGTACTGAAAACATCACCGGTTAAATTAACAGAAGGTGCTTACGAGAAAATGAAACATATTTTTGAGCAAAAGTCACTTCCTGCTGATCACGGAATCAGAATAGGAGTAAAAGGTGGTGGCTGTGCCGGATTTTCCTATATCTTGGGTTTTGATAGCCCCAAAGAAAAAGACAGTGTCTATACTTTTAAAGATATGAAGGTGATTATGGAAGATGCGCATGGCATTTATCTTGCCGGTATGGAAATAGATTACAAAGACGGGCTGGATGCCAGGGGCTTTATCTTCAATAATCCCAATGCAGATACTACTTGTGGCTGCGGCAGTTCTTTTGGGTGATTTTAAGGTTTTAATTATATAATTCCACTTTCGGATACCGCCCTATAGCCTATGCCGGATAAACCGGAAATCCTAATTGATAGAAAATAAATCCTACCCTGGACAAGCCAGAACCAAAGAGGTAAAATCAAAAGAATTGTCAACCATAACCCCGCAGTAGCACAATCCCGCAGTAGCCACAAGGCATGCCTTGTGGCTACTGCGAGATTGCCTTGTGGTGGCTTTGGCTACCTCAACAGACTGAAATTTAAATTTGGGAAACCCTGACAATGAAAATCACCATTTTGGTTTTCTCCATTTCATGATAAGTTATTGATTTTCATTCGTCAAATTATGTAATTGAAAAGCAATTGTATAATGCGGGTTTAAAATAGTTGCCAATATCATAGGTTCGGCCATAGGCGAATTTGGCAAAATCGAGTTTGGTTTCTTCCCAGCCAAATACTTGCATAATTTGACTGACATGGCTCGACAAAAGGCAATTCGAGCCTAAAATCTGTTTGGCAATGGAAAGCCTGGTTTCATCCCAGTCTTTACTTGCTATGCTGTTTCGGGCAGCATCAAAATCTTGCTGGCTCATTGGAATGGGACATCCAATAGGGCCATTATAGCCGGGCAATACATAAGCAGGTTCTTCTACATAGGTTGTTGTGGTAGTTGTTGAGCTGCTGTTCCATCCATCGTTTACATGAATATCCATGCCGCCTACGGGAGTGTTTACTGTAACGCTTACATTTTCTCTTGTAGGATTCCCGCTACGGTGCTCGGTTACCGTTACTGATTTTCTGACAACAGGTCTTGGAGCAGTAGAATAGCTCATTACCGCTTGTTCAGGAGCAGGAGGCGGTGCTTGTGCAATAGGCACATCTGAAACATAGCGCACAACATATTCTCCTTTCCTGTTTTTGGTAATATTGTATGTAACATCAGCGGCTTGCTCAGGGAGGAAAAGATTTTTGTCAATTTCCGGAAGTGCCTTATTTTCAAAAATCACTTTCAGCTTATAATTGGGTTGAATCAACTCTGTGATTTTCACATTGGTTTCTGCTTCATCATTTTGACGAATGCCATTTAAAACCACCCAGAATTTTTCTCCTTCCTGGGAAAAAATAGTGAGGTTAGATTGTGCATGGACCATCATAGATGAAAATGCAAGTAGCAGTAAGCTGAAAAAGGACCTCATTTTGTTTGCTTTTATTTTAAAACATTACGTGAAATTACAATTCTTTGTACTTCAGAAGTCCCTTCGTAAATCTGAGTGATTTTTGCATCGCGCATCAATCGCTCAACGTGATATTCTTTTACAAAACCATAGCCCCCATGTATCTGCACCGCTTCCACGCTTGTTTTCATAGCTGTTTCGGAGGCATATACCTTAGCCATAGCACTTGCGGTGTTGTAATCTTTATTTTGGTCTTTTAGCCAGGCAGCTTTAATGCAAAGTAAACGTGCTGCTTCAATTTCGGTGGCCATATCTGCCAATTTGAACTGTATGGCCTGGTGATTGCTGATCTCTGTGCCAAATGCCTTTCTTTCTTTAGAATAGGCCAGCGCCAACTCATAGGAACCCGATGCAATGCCCAAAGCCTGTGAGGCAATTCCGATTCTCCCTCCTGCCAGGGTTTTCATGGCAAATTTAAATCCAAAGCCATCTTCACCTATGCGGTTTTCTTTTGGTACTACTACATCCTGAAAAGAAATAGAATGCGTGTCAGAAGCGCGGATACCCAGCTTGTTTTCCTTGGCTCCAACGCTTACACCTTCAGCATTTCTGTCAACAATAAAAACATTGATGCCGCGGTGTCCTTTTTCACGGTCAGACTGGGCAATAACCAAATATGTAGATGCGGTGTTTCCATTGGTTATCCAGTTTTTGGTACCGTTGAGCAAATAGTGATCGCCCTGGTCTATTGCAGTAGTTTGCTGAGAAGTAGCATCTGATCCGGCTTCGGGTTCTGAAAGGCAGAAAGCGCCAATTTTTTCGCCTTTGGCCAGTGGCACCAGGTATTTTTGCTTTTGTTCTTCGTTTCCATATTCTTCCAGTCCCCAGCAAACCAGCGAATTGTTGACCGACATAATTACAGATACTGAATTGTCAATTTTAGAGATTTCTTCCATAGCAAGCACATACGAAACCGTATCCATACCGCTACCACCGTATTTAGGGTCAACCATCATTCCGAGGAATCCGAGTTCCGCCATTTTCTTAACATGCTCTTCGGGGTAGATCATTTTTTCGTCCCGCTCAATTGCCCCTGGTTTCAGGTCGTTTTGAGCAAAATCCCTTGCGGCTTTTTGAATCATTAAATGCTCTTCGCTCAGTTCAAACTTCATATTTCTGTGCTTTTAATTGATTTGTAAAATTAGTATTTTTAGCAATTATAAAAGCCCTATTTCCGGTTGATTTGCTCAATAAGACCTGAGCTGGAAAATCCGGGTAAAAACTCGGCCAGTTTTATTTCTCCGCCATTTTTCAACACAATGTCAGCGCCCACAACTTCTTCAGGTTTATAATCTCCACCTTTTACCAAAACATCAGGTAAAATAAACTTGATTAAATCCTCCGGTGTATCCTCTTCAAATACAACTACTGCATCCACACAATGCATTGCTGCCAGTAAAATAGCGCGGTTCTGTTCATTTTGAAGCGGACGGCTTTCACCTTTTAATCTTTTTACCGAGCTGTCGCTGTTGAGGCCGAGAACAAGTCGGTCGCCAAAGTCGGCTGCCTGGGCTATGGTGCTGATGTGCCCGGCATGCAGAAGATCAAAACAACCATTGGTAAAAACAATTTTATCATCTCTAAAGCGCCATAAGTTGATCTTCCTTTTAAGCGCGGCTTTATCAAAAATTTTAGACTTGAGTTGCTGAAAGGCTTGCATTGTTTTTATTTTTATTGCTAAGTGGTAGTAAAACAAGTGATGAAACTCCTAAAATTAAAACAAAAACTGTTTGCGCCACCCAAACGATCCATCCAAATGCAAAACCAAGTGTAGCAGTTACGCCATATAATAGCATTACTTCCATAACTGCAATCGGATATGCCCCCAAACCTCCCTGCACCAGAATGAATGCAAAAGTTCCAAACACCAAAATAGACAAAGCTACACCGGGACCCAGGTTGCTGGTCACATCCATGCACTGAAACGCCACATATATTGAAAGGTAGTACATCAGCCAGATAGAAATGGAGTGAAAAACAAACATATAGGGCCGGTCAAGGTCTTTTATGGTCAAAAAACCTTTTACAAATTCCCTTACAAGCAATTTGATTTTCTGTACCAGGCTTGAATTTCTAAACCTACGCGTAAGCCAGAAAAAAATCATAACGGTGATGATAACGGAAAGTATACTTACCACTATTCCATAACCTTCGGGAACCACGGCTATTAATTTTTTCAAAATAGGCCTAAAAAGCCTTTCATTGGTAAATTTGAACAAGAGGTCAAATTGTGTTACAACCAAAATGATCAGTAGCAGTGCAAGGGTAATCAAATCCATGATGCGGTCAACAAATACGGTTCCTATAGACTGGTGCACAGGTATTTTTTCATATTTATTGAGCAGCGCACACCTTGAAATTTCCCCCAGCCTGGGAAATGCAATATTGGCAAGATATCCTACCATCAGGGCGTAGAAAGTGTTTGCAAAACCAGGTTTGTGCCCAAGGGGCTCCAGCAATATTTGCCAGCGAGCAGAGCGGCTTACATGGCTGATTATGCCTATAAGGCCAGCAAAAAACAACCAGGCATAGTTTGCCTGGCTGAATGCGTTTTTAATTTGCGTTATTTCCTCTTCCTCAAGGTCTTTCACAAACCACCATACCAGCCCGAGGCCAATAGCTAAAAAGACAAGGGATTTTAAGGCTGAAATTATTTTTTCTCTCAAAATAAAAGTGGATTAACTAAGGCGATTGTCTTTAGGGAAAACTGTAATAGGGTTGTGTTTTTTTGCATCTTCAATAGGCATTGTGGCATAGGATATAATGATTACAATATCACCAACCTGTGCTTTTCTGGCAGCAGGGCCATTCAGACAAATCACTCCACTGCCTCTTTCTCCTTTGATCACATAGGTTTCAATACGTTCGCCATTATTGGCATTGACGATCTGCACCTTTTCATGTGGAAGAATATTGGCAGCATCCATTAAATCTTCATCAATAGTAATGCTTCCGATATAATTCAGGTCGGCTTGCGTAACAGCTACACGATGTATTTTAGATTTTAAGACTTCTATTTGCATGGGGCGGCAAATTTACGAAATTATCAAGTTATCAATGAGCCGAATTTCTTCAACATTAGCAGCAATGCAAACCACAGCAGAATCCTCTGCGTTCCATTGCTCTAATAATTTTAAATCCCCTGCACTGGCAAGATCGAGATATTCTACCTCTATCAATGGATGTCTATTGAGTTCCTCAATGATTTCCTTGCGCAATTCCGCAACACTATGGTCTTTGTATTTAGACTTAAATTTTTTCAGAGCTGCATATAAATTTGAAGCTGCCAATCTGCCTTTTTTACTCAGG
This genomic window contains:
- the dnaA gene encoding chromosomal replication initiator protein DnaA produces the protein MTDSYEDVWDNCLKIIKDNVNHQSFKTWFEPIKPVKLNNSVLTIQVPSQFFYEWLEEHYISLLKKIIKRELGDEAKLEYRIVVENSNGTSGPSMVNYPSYNTGNNKNPDINAPLIVSNPSIKNPFIIPGLKKVSIESQLCPAYNFDSFIEGDCNRLARSAGYAVATKPAGTTAFNPLVIYGGVGLGKTHLAHAIGNEFKQNYSNKTVLYVSSEKFTNQFIDSLKNNAVNDFIHFYQLIDVLIMDDIEFFANKDKTQDIFFHIFNHLHQSGKQMVFTSDRSPRDLEGMQERLTSRFKWGLSADLQLPDFETRIAILEKRMYSDGIELPKDVVEFVAYNISTNVRELEGALISLLAQSSLNKKDIDLDLAKKIIKNFVKSISREVSIEYIQKTVCEHFSVPVEKLKEKTRKRAIVQARQLSMFLAKNYTKNSLKIIGKHFGGRDHSTVIHSCQAIQNLIDTDDGFNDQVRDIEKRIQMSMT
- a CDS encoding metallophosphatase, with protein sequence MRRRDFIYHSAFLGAGLSLVPSELFAADYKKITVLHTNDVHSRIEPFPLDDKYYPGQGGFARRAALVNKIRQQEKNVVLLDSGDIFQGTPYFNYFGGELEFKLMSEMGYDAATLGNHDFDAGLEGLNKQLPHATFPFVSANYDFSDTIMAEKIEKFTIIEREGIKIGIFGLGIELEGLVPKKLYGQTRYSDPVKEANKLALFLKSKEECHVIICLSHLGYYYNSNKISDMELAVQTKNIDLILGGHTHTFMEAPMIIENIDNEQVVINQVGWAGVLLGKIDIFVSKKSEKKEFFSQTVKVR
- a CDS encoding 5'-nucleotidase C-terminal domain-containing protein — encoded protein: MQYESYRIVDSLDRDSTALLLINNYKSELDSEMEEKLVYNKTDMYKRLPESELGNFMADVCLERTKKELGINIDLAILNYGGIRLRSISKGWIKKAQIFELMPFDNFIVAQNIRGDTLKMLLDQIAAYGGWPISGAAFQIKNAQADSIFINGLPIDAEHHYTISTSDYLANGGDKMHLLAEIKQIQTGILLRDALIDYCENVNASGDSLYFETKGRITKR
- a CDS encoding iron-sulfur cluster assembly accessory protein; amino-acid sequence: MEEVLKTSPVKLTEGAYEKMKHIFEQKSLPADHGIRIGVKGGGCAGFSYILGFDSPKEKDSVYTFKDMKVIMEDAHGIYLAGMEIDYKDGLDARGFIFNNPNADTTCGCGSSFG
- a CDS encoding DUF4476 domain-containing protein, whose protein sequence is MRSFFSLLLLAFSSMMVHAQSNLTIFSQEGEKFWVVLNGIRQNDEAETNVKITELIQPNYKLKVIFENKALPEIDKNLFLPEQAADVTYNITKNRKGEYVVRYVSDVPIAQAPPPAPEQAVMSYSTAPRPVVRKSVTVTEHRSGNPTRENVSVTVNTPVGGMDIHVNDGWNSSSTTTTTTYVEEPAYVLPGYNGPIGCPIPMSQQDFDAARNSIASKDWDETRLSIAKQILGSNCLLSSHVSQIMQVFGWEETKLDFAKFAYGRTYDIGNYFKPALYNCFSIT
- a CDS encoding acyl-CoA dehydrogenase gives rise to the protein MKFELSEEHLMIQKAARDFAQNDLKPGAIERDEKMIYPEEHVKKMAELGFLGMMVDPKYGGSGMDTVSYVLAMEEISKIDNSVSVIMSVNNSLVCWGLEEYGNEEQKQKYLVPLAKGEKIGAFCLSEPEAGSDATSQQTTAIDQGDHYLLNGTKNWITNGNTASTYLVIAQSDREKGHRGINVFIVDRNAEGVSVGAKENKLGIRASDTHSISFQDVVVPKENRIGEDGFGFKFAMKTLAGGRIGIASQALGIASGSYELALAYSKERKAFGTEISNHQAIQFKLADMATEIEAARLLCIKAAWLKDQNKDYNTASAMAKVYASETAMKTSVEAVQIHGGYGFVKEYHVERLMRDAKITQIYEGTSEVQRIVISRNVLK
- the rfaE2 gene encoding D-glycero-beta-D-manno-heptose 1-phosphate adenylyltransferase; translated protein: MQAFQQLKSKIFDKAALKRKINLWRFRDDKIVFTNGCFDLLHAGHISTIAQAADFGDRLVLGLNSDSSVKRLKGESRPLQNEQNRAILLAAMHCVDAVVVFEEDTPEDLIKFILPDVLVKGGDYKPEEVVGADIVLKNGGEIKLAEFLPGFSSSGLIEQINRK
- a CDS encoding lysylphosphatidylglycerol synthase transmembrane domain-containing protein translates to MREKIISALKSLVFLAIGLGLVWWFVKDLEEEEITQIKNAFSQANYAWLFFAGLIGIISHVSRSARWQILLEPLGHKPGFANTFYALMVGYLANIAFPRLGEISRCALLNKYEKIPVHQSIGTVFVDRIMDLITLALLLIILVVTQFDLLFKFTNERLFRPILKKLIAVVPEGYGIVVSILSVIITVMIFFWLTRRFRNSSLVQKIKLLVREFVKGFLTIKDLDRPYMFVFHSISIWLMYYLSIYVAFQCMDVTSNLGPGVALSILVFGTFAFILVQGGLGAYPIAVMEVMLLYGVTATLGFAFGWIVWVAQTVFVLILGVSSLVLLPLSNKNKNNASLSATQV
- the panD gene encoding aspartate 1-decarboxylase; the protein is MQIEVLKSKIHRVAVTQADLNYIGSITIDEDLMDAANILPHEKVQIVNANNGERIETYVIKGERGSGVICLNGPAARKAQVGDIVIIISYATMPIEDAKKHNPITVFPKDNRLS